Proteins from a genomic interval of Lemur catta isolate mLemCat1 chromosome 17, mLemCat1.pri, whole genome shotgun sequence:
- the NCOA5 gene encoding nuclear receptor coactivator 5 isoform X1, with protein MNTAPSRPSPTRRDPYGFGDSRDSRRDRSPIRGSPRREPRDGRNGRDARDSRDIRDPRDLRDHRDSRDIRDHRDSRSMRDARDMRDLRDFRDLRDSRDFRDHRDPMYDRYRDMRDSRDPMYRREGSYDRYLRMDDYCRRKDDPYFDRYRDSFDGRGPPGPESHSRAKERLKREERRREELYRQYFEEIQRRFDAERPVDCSVIVVNKQTKDYAESVGRKVRDLGMVVDLIFLNTEVSLSQALEDVSRGGSPFAIVITQQHQIHRSCTVNIMFGTPQEHRNMPQADAMVLVARNYERYKNECREKEREEIARQAAKMADEAILQERERGGLDEGVRGGHPPAIQSLINLLADNRYLTAEETDKIINYLRERKERLMRSSTDSLPGPISRQSLGATSGASLKTQPSPQPLQSGQVLPSATPTPAAPPTSQQELQAKILSLFNSGTVAANSSSASPSVAAGSTQNQNFSTAANSQPQQRSQASGNQPPNILGQAGSARNMGPRPGAPSEGLFGQPSSRLAPPSNMASQRPVSSISINFDNPSVQKALDTLIQSGPALSHLVSQTTAQVGQPQAPMGSYQRHY; from the exons atgaatacGGCTCCATCAAGACCCAGCCCCACACGAAG GGATCCATATGGCTTTGGAGACAGTCGAGATTCAAGGCGTGATCGATCTCCAATTCGAGGAAGTCCAAGGAGAGAGCCAAGGGATGGCAGAAATGGCCGAGATGCCCGGGATAGCAGAGACATTCGAGACCCCCGAGACTTGCGGGACCACAGAGATAGCAGAGACATTCGGGATCACAGAGACAGCAGAAGTATGCGTGATGCTCGGGACATGAGGGATCTTAGAGACTTTCGTGATCTAAGAGACTCTAGGGATTTTCGAGATCACCGGGATCCCATGTATGATAGATACAGAGACATGAGAGACTCCCGAGATCCTATGTACAG GAGAGAAGGCTCTTATGACCGATACCTACGAATGGATGACTATTGCAGGAGAAAGGATGACCCTTACTTTGACCGTTACAGAGATAGCTTTGATGGGCGAGGCCCTCCCGGCCCAGAAAGTCATTCTCGTGCAAAAG AACGTTTGAAACGTGAGGAGCGGCGTAGAGAAGAGCTTTATCGTCAATATTTTGAGGAAATCCAGAGACGTTTTGATGCTGAGCGGCCTGTCGATTGTTCTGTGATTGTGGTCAACAAACAAACTAA agATTATGCTGAATCTGTGGGGCGGAAGGTAAGAGACCTAGGCATGGTAGTGGACTTGATCTTCCTCAACACAGAGGTGTCACTTTCACAAGCCTTGGAGGATGTTAGCAGAGGAGGATCTCCTTTTGCTATTGTCATCACCCAGCAACACCAGATTCACCGCTCCTGTACAGTCAACATCATGTTTGGAACCCCACAAG AGCATCGCAACATGCCCCAGGCAGATGCCATGGTGCTGGTAGCCAGAAATTATGAACGCTACAAGAATGAGTGCCGGGAGAAAGAACGTGAGGAGATTGCCAGACAGGCAGCCAAGATGGCTGATGAAGCCATCCTACAGGAAAGAGAGCGAGGAGGCCTTGATGAGGGAGTGCGCGGGGGCCACCCTCCAGCCATCCAGAGCCTCATTAACCTGCTGGCAGACAACAGGTACCTCACTGCCGAAGAGACTGACAAGATCATCAACTACCTTCGAGAGCGGAAGGAGCGGCTTATGAGGAGCAGCACCGACTCTCTGCCTG GCCCGATTTCCCGCCAATCACTCGGGGCGACCTCGGGTGCCTCGCTGAAGACACAGCCAAGCCCCCAACCGCTCCAGAGCGGCCAAGTGCTCCCCTCTGCTACACCCACTCCAGctgcaccccccacctcccagcaagAGCTTCAGGCCAAAATCCTCAGCCTCTTCAATAGTGGCACGGTTGCGGCCAATAGCAGCTCTGCATCCCCCTCAGTTGCTGCCGGAAGCACCCAGAACCAGAATTTTTCCACAGCAGCGAACAGCCAGCCTCAGCAAAGATCACAAGCCTCTGGCAATCAGCCTCCAAACATTTTGGGACAGGCAGGATCTGCTCGGAACatgggccccaggcctggggctcctTCTGAAGGGCTCTTTGGCCAGCCTTCCAGTCGCCTGGCACCTCCCAGCAACATGGCTAGCCAGAGGCCTGTGTCTTCCATAAGTATCAACTTTGACAATCCAAGTGTACAGAAGGCTCTGGACACCCTGATCCAAAGTGGCCCTGCTCTCTCCCACCTGGTTAGCCAGACCACAGCACAGGTGGGGCAGCCGCAGGCCCCCATGGGATCTTACCAGAGGCATTACTGA
- the NCOA5 gene encoding nuclear receptor coactivator 5 isoform X2, whose product MRDARDMRDLRDFRDLRDSRDFRDHRDPMYDRYRDMRDSRDPMYRREGSYDRYLRMDDYCRRKDDPYFDRYRDSFDGRGPPGPESHSRAKERLKREERRREELYRQYFEEIQRRFDAERPVDCSVIVVNKQTKDYAESVGRKVRDLGMVVDLIFLNTEVSLSQALEDVSRGGSPFAIVITQQHQIHRSCTVNIMFGTPQEHRNMPQADAMVLVARNYERYKNECREKEREEIARQAAKMADEAILQERERGGLDEGVRGGHPPAIQSLINLLADNRYLTAEETDKIINYLRERKERLMRSSTDSLPGPISRQSLGATSGASLKTQPSPQPLQSGQVLPSATPTPAAPPTSQQELQAKILSLFNSGTVAANSSSASPSVAAGSTQNQNFSTAANSQPQQRSQASGNQPPNILGQAGSARNMGPRPGAPSEGLFGQPSSRLAPPSNMASQRPVSSISINFDNPSVQKALDTLIQSGPALSHLVSQTTAQVGQPQAPMGSYQRHY is encoded by the exons ATGCGTGATGCTCGGGACATGAGGGATCTTAGAGACTTTCGTGATCTAAGAGACTCTAGGGATTTTCGAGATCACCGGGATCCCATGTATGATAGATACAGAGACATGAGAGACTCCCGAGATCCTATGTACAG GAGAGAAGGCTCTTATGACCGATACCTACGAATGGATGACTATTGCAGGAGAAAGGATGACCCTTACTTTGACCGTTACAGAGATAGCTTTGATGGGCGAGGCCCTCCCGGCCCAGAAAGTCATTCTCGTGCAAAAG AACGTTTGAAACGTGAGGAGCGGCGTAGAGAAGAGCTTTATCGTCAATATTTTGAGGAAATCCAGAGACGTTTTGATGCTGAGCGGCCTGTCGATTGTTCTGTGATTGTGGTCAACAAACAAACTAA agATTATGCTGAATCTGTGGGGCGGAAGGTAAGAGACCTAGGCATGGTAGTGGACTTGATCTTCCTCAACACAGAGGTGTCACTTTCACAAGCCTTGGAGGATGTTAGCAGAGGAGGATCTCCTTTTGCTATTGTCATCACCCAGCAACACCAGATTCACCGCTCCTGTACAGTCAACATCATGTTTGGAACCCCACAAG AGCATCGCAACATGCCCCAGGCAGATGCCATGGTGCTGGTAGCCAGAAATTATGAACGCTACAAGAATGAGTGCCGGGAGAAAGAACGTGAGGAGATTGCCAGACAGGCAGCCAAGATGGCTGATGAAGCCATCCTACAGGAAAGAGAGCGAGGAGGCCTTGATGAGGGAGTGCGCGGGGGCCACCCTCCAGCCATCCAGAGCCTCATTAACCTGCTGGCAGACAACAGGTACCTCACTGCCGAAGAGACTGACAAGATCATCAACTACCTTCGAGAGCGGAAGGAGCGGCTTATGAGGAGCAGCACCGACTCTCTGCCTG GCCCGATTTCCCGCCAATCACTCGGGGCGACCTCGGGTGCCTCGCTGAAGACACAGCCAAGCCCCCAACCGCTCCAGAGCGGCCAAGTGCTCCCCTCTGCTACACCCACTCCAGctgcaccccccacctcccagcaagAGCTTCAGGCCAAAATCCTCAGCCTCTTCAATAGTGGCACGGTTGCGGCCAATAGCAGCTCTGCATCCCCCTCAGTTGCTGCCGGAAGCACCCAGAACCAGAATTTTTCCACAGCAGCGAACAGCCAGCCTCAGCAAAGATCACAAGCCTCTGGCAATCAGCCTCCAAACATTTTGGGACAGGCAGGATCTGCTCGGAACatgggccccaggcctggggctcctTCTGAAGGGCTCTTTGGCCAGCCTTCCAGTCGCCTGGCACCTCCCAGCAACATGGCTAGCCAGAGGCCTGTGTCTTCCATAAGTATCAACTTTGACAATCCAAGTGTACAGAAGGCTCTGGACACCCTGATCCAAAGTGGCCCTGCTCTCTCCCACCTGGTTAGCCAGACCACAGCACAGGTGGGGCAGCCGCAGGCCCCCATGGGATCTTACCAGAGGCATTACTGA
- the NCOA5 gene encoding nuclear receptor coactivator 5 isoform X3 has product MNTAPSRPSPTRRDPYGFGDSRDSRRDRSPIRGSPRREPRDGRNGRDARDSRDIRDPRDLRDHRDSRDIRDHRDSRSMRDARDMRDLRDFRDLRDSRDFRDHRDPMYDRYRDMRDSRDPMYRREGSYDRYLRMDDYCRRKDDPYFDRYRDSFDGRGPPGPESHSRAKERLKREERRREELYRQYFEEIQRRFDAERPVDCSVIVVNKQTKDYAESVGRKVRDLGMVVDLIFLNTEVSLSQALEDVSRGGSPFAIVITQQHQIHRSCTVNIMFGTPQEHRNMPQADAMVLVARNYERYKNECREKEREEIARQAAKMADEAILQERERGGLDEGVRGGHPPAIQSLINLLADNRYLTAEETDKIINYLRERKERLMRSSTDSLPGELRGRAEARFPANHSGRPRVPR; this is encoded by the exons atgaatacGGCTCCATCAAGACCCAGCCCCACACGAAG GGATCCATATGGCTTTGGAGACAGTCGAGATTCAAGGCGTGATCGATCTCCAATTCGAGGAAGTCCAAGGAGAGAGCCAAGGGATGGCAGAAATGGCCGAGATGCCCGGGATAGCAGAGACATTCGAGACCCCCGAGACTTGCGGGACCACAGAGATAGCAGAGACATTCGGGATCACAGAGACAGCAGAAGTATGCGTGATGCTCGGGACATGAGGGATCTTAGAGACTTTCGTGATCTAAGAGACTCTAGGGATTTTCGAGATCACCGGGATCCCATGTATGATAGATACAGAGACATGAGAGACTCCCGAGATCCTATGTACAG GAGAGAAGGCTCTTATGACCGATACCTACGAATGGATGACTATTGCAGGAGAAAGGATGACCCTTACTTTGACCGTTACAGAGATAGCTTTGATGGGCGAGGCCCTCCCGGCCCAGAAAGTCATTCTCGTGCAAAAG AACGTTTGAAACGTGAGGAGCGGCGTAGAGAAGAGCTTTATCGTCAATATTTTGAGGAAATCCAGAGACGTTTTGATGCTGAGCGGCCTGTCGATTGTTCTGTGATTGTGGTCAACAAACAAACTAA agATTATGCTGAATCTGTGGGGCGGAAGGTAAGAGACCTAGGCATGGTAGTGGACTTGATCTTCCTCAACACAGAGGTGTCACTTTCACAAGCCTTGGAGGATGTTAGCAGAGGAGGATCTCCTTTTGCTATTGTCATCACCCAGCAACACCAGATTCACCGCTCCTGTACAGTCAACATCATGTTTGGAACCCCACAAG AGCATCGCAACATGCCCCAGGCAGATGCCATGGTGCTGGTAGCCAGAAATTATGAACGCTACAAGAATGAGTGCCGGGAGAAAGAACGTGAGGAGATTGCCAGACAGGCAGCCAAGATGGCTGATGAAGCCATCCTACAGGAAAGAGAGCGAGGAGGCCTTGATGAGGGAGTGCGCGGGGGCCACCCTCCAGCCATCCAGAGCCTCATTAACCTGCTGGCAGACAACAGGTACCTCACTGCCGAAGAGACTGACAAGATCATCAACTACCTTCGAGAGCGGAAGGAGCGGCTTATGAGGAGCAGCACCGACTCTCTGCCTGGTGAGCTACGAGGCAGGGCCGAG GCCCGATTTCCCGCCAATCACTCGGGGCGACCTCGGGTGCCTCGCTGA